GAGGAAGTCGCTGCGCGACTTTCATACTCACGGCTTGAGCCAAGGTCGCGCTGTAGCTATGGTGGCCGCTCGTATCTGGAGAGACTCATGTCCATCACCCGCTCCCTGCTGACCAGCGTCGCCCTGCTCCCCCTTCTGGCTGCCTGCCAGGTCTACACCGGCAAGCCGGAAGGTCCGCCCCCGGCCACCCGCCTGCAAGGCCAGATACAGGTCGATAATGGGCAGTTGGTGTTCATGCCCTGCCTGGAACAGCGCCGCTTCGTGCTGGCCGATGCTGGCAACACCAGCATCGAGCGTGAAGTCACACAACTCGGCAACGATGGCCACAGCAGCCTGTTCGCCGACCTGGCCGGACGCCTGGGCGGCAGCCAGGGCAAAGGCCATGATGGCCGCTTCGAGGTCAGCCAGATTTACCGCCTGCAGGGTGAGGGGCATGGTTGTGACGATCTCAACTTCAAGCGCCTGAGCCTGCGCGCCAGCGGTAATGAGCCGTTCTGGCAACTGGAAGTCGGCAGCAAGGGGCTGGTGCTCAACCGCCCCGATCAGGAGCCACTGGCCCTGCCCTACCTGGAAGAACAGCTGCCGGACGGCCGCCTCAACTTCAGCAGCGAAGCCAACGGTCAGCGCCTCGAGCTGTGGCTGGCACCGCAGCGCTGCGTTGACGGCATGAGCGGCGCGGTCAACCACCTCAGCGCCGAGCTGCGCCTCGACGGCCAGGTGCTGCGCGGTTGCGCGCATTTCGGTGCCATGCGCAACTGACGAGCCCGACCGGACGCACGGGCCAGCGGGACGGTGATCCTGTACAATCGCCGCCCTTTGCCACCTTGCCGGATCACCACCGGCCTACCAGGACACTGCCCATGCTACGCCTGACCGAACTGAAACTGCCCCTCGACCATGCCGATGATGCACTGCGCCCGGCCATCGTCCAGCGCCTGGGCATCACGGATGCCGATCTGCTGAATTTCAGCGTGTTCAAGCGCAGCTACGATGCACGGAAGAAGTTCGGCGACATGCCGTTCATCTACACCGTCGATTGCGAAGTGAAGGACGAAGCCGCCCTGCTCGCCCGCCTGCGTGATGACAAGCACGTAGGCCCGGCGCCGGACATCACCTACAAGCCGGTTGGCCAGGCCGAGGCGCCGCTGGATGAGCGCCCCATCGTCGTCGGCTTCGGCCCCTGCGGCATCTTCGCCGCGCTGATCCTGGCCCAGGCCGGCCTGCGCCCCATCGTCCTGGAGCGCGGCAAGGAAGTGCGCCAACGTACCAAGGACACCTGGGGCCTGTGGCGCAAGAACGTGCTCGACCCGACCTCCAACGTGCAGTTCGGCGAAGGCGGCGCCGGCACCTTCTCCGATGGCAAGCTGTACAGCCAGATCAAGGACCCCAACCACTATGGGCGCAAGGTGCTGGAAGAGTTCGTCAAGGCCGGCGCACCGGACGAGATTCTCTACGTCAGCAAGCCGCACATCGGCACCTTTCGCCTGACCGGCGTGGTCGCCACCATGCGTGAAGAGATCAAGGCCCTCGGTGGTGAGGTACGCTTCCAACAGCGCGTCAGCGACCTGCTGATCGACGACGGCCAGCTTACCGGCGTGGTGCTGGAAAGTGGCGAGCAGTTGCTCAGCCGTCATGTCGTGCTCGCCCTCGGTCACAGCTCGCGGGATACCTTCCGCATGCTGCATGCCCGTGGCGTGTACCTGGAAGCCAAGCCCTTCTCGGTCGGTTTCCGTATCGAGCACCCGCAATCGCTGATCGACCGCGCGCGCCTGGGCAAATACGCCGGTCATCCGAAACTCGGCGCCGCCGACTACAAACTGGTGCACCACGCCAGCAATGGTCGCTCGGTGTACAGCTTCTGCATGTGCCCGGGCGGCACCGTGGTGG
This region of Pseudomonas wenzhouensis genomic DNA includes:
- a CDS encoding COG3650 family protein; the encoded protein is MSITRSLLTSVALLPLLAACQVYTGKPEGPPPATRLQGQIQVDNGQLVFMPCLEQRRFVLADAGNTSIEREVTQLGNDGHSSLFADLAGRLGGSQGKGHDGRFEVSQIYRLQGEGHGCDDLNFKRLSLRASGNEPFWQLEVGSKGLVLNRPDQEPLALPYLEEQLPDGRLNFSSEANGQRLELWLAPQRCVDGMSGAVNHLSAELRLDGQVLRGCAHFGAMRN
- a CDS encoding NAD(P)/FAD-dependent oxidoreductase encodes the protein MLRLTELKLPLDHADDALRPAIVQRLGITDADLLNFSVFKRSYDARKKFGDMPFIYTVDCEVKDEAALLARLRDDKHVGPAPDITYKPVGQAEAPLDERPIVVGFGPCGIFAALILAQAGLRPIVLERGKEVRQRTKDTWGLWRKNVLDPTSNVQFGEGGAGTFSDGKLYSQIKDPNHYGRKVLEEFVKAGAPDEILYVSKPHIGTFRLTGVVATMREEIKALGGEVRFQQRVSDLLIDDGQLTGVVLESGEQLLSRHVVLALGHSSRDTFRMLHARGVYLEAKPFSVGFRIEHPQSLIDRARLGKYAGHPKLGAADYKLVHHASNGRSVYSFCMCPGGTVVAATSEPERVVTNGMSQYSRNERNANAGIVVGITPEQDYPGGPLAGVELQERLESHAYVLGGRNYEAPGQLVGDFIKGQPSTALGEVQPSYKPGVKLGDLAPSLPDFAIEAIREALPAFGKQIKGFDLADAVLTGIETRTSSPVRITRGDDLQSLNLKGLYPAGEGAGYAGGILSAGVDGIRVAEAVAKDMLGLNH